Proteins encoded within one genomic window of Mycolicibacterium aubagnense:
- a CDS encoding esterase has protein sequence MRLSALAAVIAASGAVGWLGMPLAAAIPAKCSDLGGVIDGSRMCQIRDTSRGYALNISYPIDYPDQQAVVDYITQTRDGYVNVAKMPGPHETSYELDTTATQYTAAIPPHNTQSVVFKTFQDVGGAHPQTFYKSFNWDQNQRKPITIDSLFAPGTQPFPVILPMVQGELVRQSAQPVLMPPAAGLDPDTYQNFAITNDSLIFFFSQGQVLPESAGAVQVTVPRAPIEAMLA, from the coding sequence ATGCGCCTTTCCGCTCTCGCCGCAGTGATCGCTGCCTCAGGCGCGGTCGGTTGGCTCGGCATGCCTCTTGCGGCCGCGATTCCGGCCAAATGCTCCGATCTGGGCGGTGTCATCGACGGCTCACGGATGTGCCAGATTCGCGACACTTCACGCGGCTACGCGCTCAACATCAGCTACCCGATCGACTACCCGGACCAGCAGGCCGTCGTCGACTACATCACCCAGACCCGCGACGGCTACGTCAACGTCGCGAAGATGCCTGGGCCGCACGAGACGTCGTACGAGTTGGACACCACCGCGACTCAGTACACCGCGGCGATCCCGCCCCACAACACCCAATCGGTGGTGTTCAAGACGTTCCAGGACGTCGGTGGCGCCCACCCGCAGACCTTCTACAAGTCGTTCAACTGGGATCAGAACCAGCGCAAGCCGATCACCATCGACAGCCTGTTCGCCCCTGGCACGCAACCGTTTCCGGTGATCCTGCCGATGGTTCAGGGCGAGCTGGTCAGGCAGTCCGCGCAGCCGGTGCTGATGCCGCCGGCGGCCGGACTGGATCCCGACACCTATCAGAACTTCGCGATCACCAACGACTCGCTGATCTTCTTCTTCAGTCAGGGACAGGTGTTGCCGGAATCCGCCGGCGCGGTGCAGGTCACGGTGCCGCGGGCGCCGATCGAGGCGATGCTGGCCTGA
- a CDS encoding THUMP-like domain-containing protein, whose amino-acid sequence MSGYAFTLDDVAYLTGAGQEALAEVAARPLTDAGRVSDIAWARSRFGDRAAVLVETVLLRRRAAAKLAELGDVTGWLFTDEALQQATAGAVAVHRARRLSGRVVHDATCSIGTELAALSNSGVSASLLVGSDLDAVRLAMAQHNVGDRAQLCRADALHPVTRDAVAVVDPARRSSGRRTFDPRDYAPPLDELLRVYRGRDLVVKCAPGVDFGQLAELGFSGEVQITSLAGSVREACLWSSGLTESGVTRRATVLDKTGQVAEEFTDADPDDCPSAPVGRWIVDPDGAVVRAGLVRHYAARHGLWQLDPAIAYLSGDELPSGTRGFEVIEQIAYNEKRLRQALSAHGAAAVEILVRGVDVDPDTLRSKLKLQRPGAQLSVVITRIGTGAAARPTAYICRPSR is encoded by the coding sequence GTGAGCGGGTATGCCTTCACGCTCGACGATGTCGCCTACCTGACCGGAGCCGGTCAGGAGGCGCTCGCCGAGGTGGCCGCCCGGCCCCTGACCGATGCCGGGCGGGTTTCCGACATCGCTTGGGCGCGTTCGCGTTTCGGCGACCGCGCGGCGGTGCTGGTCGAGACGGTCCTGCTGCGCCGCCGGGCCGCGGCCAAACTGGCCGAGCTCGGCGACGTCACCGGCTGGCTGTTCACCGACGAAGCGCTACAGCAGGCGACGGCCGGGGCCGTCGCGGTGCACCGCGCGCGCCGGCTGTCCGGCCGCGTCGTGCACGATGCGACCTGCTCGATCGGGACAGAGCTTGCGGCGCTGAGCAATTCGGGTGTTTCGGCGTCCCTCCTCGTCGGCAGCGATCTCGACGCGGTCCGGTTGGCCATGGCGCAGCACAACGTAGGCGACCGCGCGCAATTGTGCCGCGCCGATGCCCTGCACCCGGTGACCCGGGACGCGGTGGCGGTCGTCGACCCGGCCCGGCGCAGTTCCGGGCGCCGCACGTTCGATCCCCGCGACTACGCCCCGCCGTTGGACGAGCTCCTGCGGGTCTACCGCGGTCGCGACCTGGTGGTGAAGTGCGCTCCCGGCGTCGATTTCGGGCAGCTGGCCGAACTCGGATTCAGCGGCGAGGTGCAGATCACGTCGCTCGCCGGCAGCGTCCGGGAAGCCTGCCTGTGGTCGTCGGGCCTGACCGAGTCCGGGGTAACCCGCCGGGCCACCGTGCTGGACAAGACCGGCCAGGTGGCCGAGGAATTCACCGATGCCGACCCCGACGACTGCCCCTCGGCACCGGTGGGCCGGTGGATCGTCGACCCCGACGGTGCGGTCGTCCGTGCCGGTCTGGTGCGCCACTACGCGGCGCGCCATGGCCTGTGGCAGTTGGACCCGGCGATCGCCTACCTGTCCGGTGACGAGTTACCAAGCGGCACAAGGGGATTCGAGGTCATCGAGCAGATCGCCTACAACGAGAAGCGACTGCGTCAGGCGCTCTCCGCACACGGCGCGGCCGCCGTCGAGATTCTGGTTCGCGGTGTCGACGTCGACCCGGACACGCTGCGGTCCAAACTGAAGCTGCAGCGGCCGGGCGCACAGTTGTCGGTGGTGATCACCCGCATCGGCACCGGCGCCGCGGCCCGGCCGACGGCCTACATTTGCCGGCCGTCGCGCTGA
- a CDS encoding class I SAM-dependent methyltransferase, whose protein sequence is MTSTDQTSEVAAADAAAQVSDVVSPAADQAPNPHATAEQVEAARHDTKLAQILYHDWEAESYDDKWSISYDQRCIDYARGRFDAIVPDEVQRQLPYDRALELGCGTGFFLLNLIQAGVARRGSVTDLSPGMVKVATRNGKALGLDIDGRVADAEGIPYEDNTFDLVVGHAVLHHIPDVELSLREVVRVLKPGGRFIFAGEPTTVGNFYARHLADLTWKTTVAAMKLPGLESWRRPQEELDENSRAAALEWIVDLHTFEPADLERMATNAGAVEVATASEEFTAAMLGWPVRTFESTVPPGKLGFKWAKFAFGGWTTLSWFDANVWRRVVPKGWFYNVMITGVKPS, encoded by the coding sequence ATGACGAGTACCGACCAGACGTCCGAGGTCGCCGCAGCCGACGCTGCCGCCCAGGTATCCGACGTAGTTTCCCCGGCTGCTGACCAGGCGCCGAACCCGCACGCCACCGCCGAGCAGGTCGAGGCGGCGCGCCACGACACCAAGCTGGCGCAGATCCTGTACCACGACTGGGAAGCCGAGAGCTACGACGACAAATGGTCGATCTCGTACGACCAGCGGTGCATCGACTACGCCCGCGGCCGCTTCGACGCCATCGTCCCCGACGAGGTCCAGCGTCAGCTGCCCTACGACCGGGCGCTCGAGCTCGGCTGTGGCACCGGCTTCTTCCTGCTGAACCTGATCCAGGCCGGCGTCGCCCGCCGTGGCTCGGTCACCGACCTGTCTCCGGGCATGGTCAAGGTCGCCACCCGCAACGGCAAGGCCCTCGGCCTGGACATCGACGGCCGCGTCGCCGATGCCGAGGGAATTCCCTACGAGGACAACACCTTCGACCTCGTCGTCGGCCACGCGGTGCTGCACCACATCCCCGACGTGGAGCTGTCGCTGCGTGAGGTCGTCCGCGTGCTCAAGCCGGGCGGCCGCTTCATCTTCGCCGGCGAGCCCACCACCGTCGGCAACTTCTACGCCCGTCACCTGGCCGACCTGACCTGGAAGACCACCGTCGCGGCCATGAAGCTGCCCGGCCTGGAGTCCTGGCGCCGGCCGCAGGAGGAGCTCGACGAGAACTCGCGCGCTGCCGCGCTGGAGTGGATCGTCGACCTGCACACCTTCGAGCCGGCCGATCTGGAGCGCATGGCCACCAATGCCGGTGCGGTCGAAGTCGCCACTGCCAGTGAGGAATTCACGGCCGCCATGCTGGGCTGGCCGGTCCGGACCTTCGAGTCGACCGTGCCCCCGGGCAAGCTCGGCTTCAAGTGGGCCAAGTTCGCCTTCGGCGGCTGGACCACGCTGAGCTGGTTCGACGCCAATGTGTGGCGCCGCGTCGTGCCCAAGGGCTGGTTCTACAACGTGATGATCACCGGGGTCAAGCCGTCCTGA
- a CDS encoding outer membrane protein assembly factor BamB family protein produces the protein MPAHRMRRLAARTATIAATLLTSAVTLTIAGCSNTDSWVKAHPSDGWPAQYGDAANSSFTTLAGASSLKQDWARSAKGNLGAQVILGSGSYLAINAQSATGCSLMVWESDEHGRQRWCTRLWPGPGPGGPVSSPLFDGFDNMYVGQPGAIMSFPPTQWIRWRQPVIGMPMTPRILSPGQLLVVTHLGQVLVFDAQRGQTVGAPLDLVDGVDPADSARGLADCAPAKAACPIAAAPAYSADTNMVVLGLWQPGSDAPALVGLRYHEGQTPLLTRDWTSTAVGGGPIASPVLSADGKTIYVNGRDQHLWAVNSADGKAKWSVNLGFQPQTPPSVTPDGLVVAGGGPQTKLIAVKDKGDKGEVAWSRNDVEPLTTSTRAGRDVGYVVVRDGDHPDRAGQALLVFSPADGHTLNSYPLPGATGWPVGVSVGHDKRVVTATSDGQVYAFAPA, from the coding sequence ATGCCTGCACACCGAATGCGCCGCCTTGCCGCGAGAACGGCCACCATCGCCGCCACCCTGCTGACCTCGGCAGTCACTCTGACCATCGCCGGGTGCAGCAACACCGACTCCTGGGTCAAGGCCCATCCGTCGGACGGCTGGCCGGCACAGTACGGCGACGCCGCCAACAGCAGTTTCACCACGCTGGCCGGAGCGAGCAGCCTGAAGCAGGACTGGGCCCGGTCGGCCAAGGGCAACCTCGGCGCCCAGGTGATCCTCGGCTCCGGCAGCTATCTGGCCATCAACGCGCAGTCGGCGACCGGTTGCTCGCTGATGGTCTGGGAAAGCGACGAGCACGGCCGGCAGCGCTGGTGCACCCGGCTGTGGCCGGGCCCGGGTCCAGGGGGGCCAGTCTCCTCGCCGCTTTTTGATGGCTTCGACAACATGTACGTCGGCCAGCCCGGCGCCATCATGTCGTTCCCGCCGACTCAGTGGATTCGCTGGCGCCAGCCGGTGATCGGGATGCCGATGACGCCGCGCATCCTGTCGCCCGGACAGCTACTGGTGGTGACCCACCTGGGCCAGGTGCTGGTGTTCGACGCGCAGCGCGGCCAGACCGTGGGCGCCCCGCTGGATCTGGTCGACGGCGTCGACCCGGCCGACTCGGCGCGCGGCCTGGCCGATTGCGCGCCCGCCAAGGCGGCCTGCCCCATCGCCGCGGCGCCGGCGTACTCCGCCGACACCAACATGGTGGTGTTGGGGCTGTGGCAACCGGGCAGCGACGCGCCCGCGCTCGTGGGGCTGCGCTACCACGAGGGCCAGACGCCGCTGCTCACCCGTGACTGGACCAGCACCGCGGTCGGCGGTGGCCCGATCGCCAGTCCCGTGCTGTCCGCCGACGGCAAGACCATCTACGTCAACGGACGCGACCAGCACCTGTGGGCGGTGAATTCCGCCGACGGTAAGGCCAAATGGTCCGTCAACCTCGGTTTCCAGCCGCAGACGCCGCCATCGGTGACGCCGGACGGCCTCGTGGTCGCCGGAGGCGGACCCCAGACCAAGCTCATCGCGGTCAAGGACAAGGGCGACAAGGGCGAGGTGGCCTGGTCGCGCAACGACGTCGAGCCGCTGACGACGTCCACCCGCGCCGGTCGTGACGTCGGCTACGTCGTGGTCCGCGACGGTGACCATCCTGATCGGGCCGGCCAGGCGCTGTTGGTCTTCTCCCCCGCCGACGGCCACACCCTGAACAGCTACCCGCTGCCGGGCGCCACGGGATGGCCGGTCGGGGTGTCCGTCGGGCACGACAAGCGCGTCGTCACCGCGACCAGCGACGGCCAGGTGTACGCTTTCGCGCCGGCCTGA
- a CDS encoding multicopper oxidase family protein, which yields MFTRRSFLIASAITGASALAACSKTPPPATAGGIDQKAIAAAEAARPHTGRTVSVALRPQPATVDLGGVSVQTLAYGDQVPGPLVRASVGDELSVRVSNGLDHDTSVHWHGIALRNDMDGASPATPNIKPGNDFTYLFSAPHAGTYWAHPHTGLDTDYGLYLPVIIDDPADPARYDAEWIVVLDDWTSGAGKSPQQIYDGLRAMANMGGHNMGDMGDMGGHDMSSMGGMPMATSTLLGGDAGDVKYPYFLANGRIPSAPTVFNAKPGQRIRLRIINAGADTAFRVALAGHRMTVTHTDGFPIDPVDVDALLLGMGERYDVIVTAGSGVFPLVAVAEGKDGAARALLSTGAGSAPDPAFRPAELTRRVGTVADFTAAQAVDLGPMTPDVALTAELTGSMMKYDWGINGRSFDNRQPLTVRQGQRATMTFTNSTTMWHPMHLHGHTFQVLQASAGEVRRGPRKDTLIVLPRQQVTVALVADNPGDWMLHCHNAYHQEAGMMTTLDYAA from the coding sequence GTGTTCACTCGCCGTAGTTTCCTGATCGCGTCTGCCATCACCGGCGCCTCCGCGCTTGCCGCCTGCAGCAAGACGCCGCCCCCCGCTACGGCCGGCGGCATCGACCAGAAGGCCATCGCCGCGGCCGAGGCCGCCCGTCCGCACACCGGCCGCACCGTCTCGGTGGCACTGCGCCCGCAGCCGGCCACCGTCGACCTCGGCGGCGTCAGCGTGCAGACGCTCGCGTACGGCGACCAGGTGCCGGGCCCGCTGGTCCGCGCGTCGGTCGGCGACGAGCTCTCGGTCCGCGTGTCCAACGGGCTCGACCACGACACGTCGGTGCACTGGCACGGTATCGCGCTGCGCAACGATATGGACGGCGCATCCCCCGCGACGCCGAACATCAAGCCGGGCAACGACTTCACGTACCTGTTCTCCGCCCCGCATGCCGGCACGTACTGGGCACATCCGCACACCGGCCTCGACACCGACTACGGGCTGTACCTGCCGGTGATCATCGACGACCCGGCCGATCCTGCTCGCTATGACGCGGAATGGATTGTGGTCCTTGATGATTGGACGTCGGGTGCCGGCAAGTCACCGCAGCAGATCTACGACGGTCTGCGCGCCATGGCCAACATGGGCGGACACAACATGGGCGACATGGGCGACATGGGCGGTCACGACATGAGCAGCATGGGCGGTATGCCGATGGCGACGAGCACGCTGCTCGGGGGCGACGCCGGCGACGTCAAGTACCCCTACTTCCTCGCCAATGGCCGAATTCCTTCCGCACCAACGGTTTTCAACGCCAAGCCGGGCCAGCGCATCCGGCTGCGCATCATCAACGCCGGCGCCGACACCGCATTCCGGGTGGCCCTCGCCGGGCACCGCATGACCGTCACACACACCGACGGCTTCCCGATCGACCCGGTGGACGTCGACGCACTGCTGCTCGGCATGGGCGAGCGGTACGACGTCATCGTCACTGCCGGCTCCGGGGTCTTCCCGTTGGTGGCCGTGGCCGAGGGCAAGGACGGCGCCGCGCGTGCCCTGCTGTCGACCGGAGCCGGCAGCGCACCGGACCCCGCGTTCCGTCCCGCCGAGCTGACTCGCCGCGTCGGTACCGTCGCCGATTTCACAGCCGCACAGGCCGTCGACCTCGGCCCCATGACCCCGGACGTGGCGCTGACTGCCGAACTCACCGGGTCGATGATGAAGTACGACTGGGGCATCAACGGACGGTCGTTCGACAATCGGCAGCCGCTGACCGTGCGTCAGGGTCAGCGCGCCACCATGACCTTCACCAACTCGACGACCATGTGGCATCCCATGCACCTGCACGGGCATACCTTCCAGGTGTTGCAGGCCAGTGCAGGTGAAGTCCGGCGCGGCCCTCGCAAGGACACGCTGATCGTGCTGCCCAGGCAGCAGGTGACGGTCGCCCTCGTGGCCGACAACCCCGGCGACTGGATGCTGCACTGCCACAACGCCTATCACCAGGAGGCGGGCATGATGACCACGCTCGACTACGCGGCCTGA
- a CDS encoding 1,4-alpha-glucan branching protein domain-containing protein: MFTLVLHTHLPWLAHHGRWPVGEEWLYQSWATAYLPLTRVLRTLAEEGRGHLLTLGMTPVVTAQLDDPYCLAGMQQWLSNWQLRALEATTVRDGTFPQGAPETFNSPEALRAFGIHEHQQAGAALAEFADHWQHGGSPVLRQLIGAGTIELLGGPLSHPFQPLLNPRLREFALREGLADAGARFAHTPGGIWAPECAYAPGMETGYAAAGVTHFMVDGPSLHGDTALGRPVGESDVVAFGRDLQVSYRVWSPKSGYPGHPAYRDFHTYDHLTGLKPARVTGRTVPSESKAPYEPERAAAAIDAHVADFVNTVRRRLISESERTGRPAHVVAAFDTELFGHWWHEGPEWLGRVLRALPAAGVQVGTLSDAISGGFVGSPVELPPSSWGSGKDWQVWSGEQVADFVTLNAEVVDTALTTVDKALAQDSAYPARDRVADQILREALLTVSSDWPFMVSKDTAAEYARYRAHLHAHATREIAGALASGRRDQAQHLAEGWNRADGLFGALDARRLPR, translated from the coding sequence ATGTTCACCCTGGTGCTGCATACGCACCTGCCGTGGCTGGCGCATCATGGCCGTTGGCCGGTCGGCGAGGAGTGGCTGTACCAGTCGTGGGCGACGGCCTACCTGCCCCTGACGCGTGTTCTACGCACGCTCGCCGAGGAAGGCCGCGGCCACCTGCTGACCCTGGGCATGACGCCCGTGGTCACCGCCCAGCTCGACGACCCGTACTGCCTGGCCGGCATGCAGCAGTGGCTGTCCAACTGGCAGCTGCGCGCACTGGAGGCCACGACCGTCCGTGATGGCACTTTCCCGCAGGGCGCCCCGGAAACCTTCAACTCTCCGGAAGCGTTGCGCGCCTTCGGCATTCATGAACACCAACAGGCCGGTGCGGCACTCGCCGAATTCGCCGACCACTGGCAGCACGGCGGCAGCCCGGTGCTTCGCCAACTCATCGGCGCCGGCACCATCGAGTTGCTCGGCGGCCCGCTGTCGCATCCGTTCCAGCCGCTGCTCAACCCCCGGCTGCGGGAGTTCGCGCTGCGCGAGGGCCTGGCCGATGCCGGCGCCCGGTTCGCACACACCCCCGGCGGCATCTGGGCACCCGAATGCGCCTACGCCCCCGGCATGGAAACCGGCTACGCGGCCGCCGGCGTCACCCACTTCATGGTCGACGGACCGTCGCTGCACGGTGACACCGCACTCGGCCGTCCGGTCGGCGAATCGGACGTCGTCGCCTTCGGCCGCGACCTACAGGTCAGCTACCGCGTGTGGTCCCCCAAGTCCGGCTACCCCGGTCACCCGGCCTACCGCGACTTCCACACCTACGACCACCTCACCGGCCTCAAGCCGGCGCGGGTCACCGGCCGCACCGTCCCGTCGGAGTCGAAAGCGCCCTACGAGCCGGAGCGCGCCGCCGCCGCCATCGACGCACACGTCGCCGATTTCGTGAATACCGTTCGGCGCCGCTTGATCTCGGAGTCCGAGCGCACCGGACGCCCGGCCCACGTGGTCGCCGCATTCGACACCGAGCTGTTCGGCCACTGGTGGCACGAGGGGCCGGAGTGGCTCGGGCGGGTATTGCGAGCGCTGCCGGCCGCCGGGGTTCAGGTCGGCACCCTGTCCGACGCGATCTCGGGAGGCTTCGTCGGCTCCCCGGTAGAACTGCCGCCGAGCTCCTGGGGTTCGGGCAAGGACTGGCAGGTCTGGTCCGGTGAGCAGGTCGCCGACTTCGTGACGCTCAACGCCGAGGTCGTAGACACCGCGCTGACCACGGTGGACAAGGCACTGGCCCAGGATTCGGCGTACCCGGCGCGGGACCGCGTGGCCGACCAGATCCTGCGCGAAGCCCTGCTGACCGTATCGAGCGACTGGCCGTTCATGGTCAGCAAAGACACCGCGGCGGAATATGCTCGGTATCGCGCGCATCTGCATGCGCACGCCACCCGGGAGATCGCCGGTGCCCTCGCGTCTGGACGGCGCGACCAGGCCCAGCACCTCGCGGAAGGTTGGAACCGCGCCGACGGACTGTTCGGCGCCCTGGACGCCCGGAGGTTGCCGCGATGA
- a CDS encoding acyltransferase produces the protein MTTMWGAPIHKRWRGSRLRDPRQARFLTRESLTWVLENKAYTPWYLVRYWRLLKFKLANPHIITRGMVFLGKGVEIQCTPELAQMEIGRWVHIGDKNTIRCHEGSLRFGDKVVLGRDNVINTYLDIEIGESALMADWCYVCDFDHKMDSMELPIKDQGIIKGPVRIGPDTWVAAKVTILRNTSIGRGCVLGAHAVVKGEIPDFSIAVGAPAKVVRNRKLDWETSAAEREELARALADIERKKSAT, from the coding sequence ATGACGACGATGTGGGGCGCGCCGATTCACAAACGATGGCGAGGTTCGCGGTTGCGCGATCCGCGACAGGCGCGCTTCCTTACCCGTGAGTCGCTCACCTGGGTGCTCGAGAACAAGGCATACACCCCCTGGTACCTGGTGCGGTACTGGCGGCTGCTGAAGTTCAAGCTGGCCAACCCGCACATCATCACGCGCGGCATGGTGTTCCTGGGCAAGGGCGTGGAGATCCAGTGCACGCCGGAGCTGGCGCAGATGGAGATCGGCCGCTGGGTTCACATCGGCGACAAGAACACGATCCGCTGCCACGAGGGCTCGCTGCGCTTCGGCGACAAGGTGGTGCTGGGCCGCGACAACGTCATCAACACCTATCTGGACATCGAGATCGGTGAGTCGGCGCTGATGGCCGACTGGTGCTACGTCTGCGACTTCGACCACAAGATGGACAGCATGGAGCTGCCGATCAAGGACCAGGGCATCATCAAGGGCCCGGTGCGAATCGGTCCGGACACCTGGGTCGCCGCGAAGGTGACCATCCTGCGCAACACCAGCATCGGCCGTGGCTGCGTGCTGGGTGCCCACGCGGTGGTCAAGGGCGAGATTCCGGACTTCTCCATCGCGGTCGGCGCTCCGGCCAAGGTGGTCAGAAACCGCAAGCTGGACTGGGAGACCTCGGCGGCCGAGCGTGAAGAACTCGCGCGGGCCCTGGCCGACATCGAGCGCAAGAAGAGCGCCACCTGA
- a CDS encoding glycosyltransferase family 4 protein: MKILMVSWEYPPVVIGGLGRHVHHLAVELAALGHEVVVLCRRPAGTDPSTHPTTNEVHEGVWVISAALDPNEFTFGTDMMAWTLAMGHAMVRAGLSLRDWTPDVVHAHDWLVAHPAVTLAEFFDVPLVSTIHATEAGRHSGWLSGPVSRQVHALESWLVHESDSLITCSVSMSEEITELFGPELPDVSVICNGIDTAGWPFAMRRKHDGPAELLFVGRLEYEKGVHDVIAALPRIRRTHPGTTLTIAGDGTQYDWLVEEARKAKVTKVTNFVGRVDHSELLELLQRVDAVVLPSHYEPFGIVALEAAAAGTPLVTSNVGGLGEAVINGKTGVSCPPRNVGALASAVRKVLDDPAGAQQRALAARDRLNHDFSWQTVAAETSDVYLAAKRGERLPHARRAIVERPLPDRG, from the coding sequence ATGAAAATCCTCATGGTCTCGTGGGAATACCCACCCGTGGTGATCGGTGGCCTCGGACGCCACGTCCACCATCTGGCCGTCGAGCTGGCCGCCCTCGGTCACGAGGTCGTGGTGCTGTGCCGCCGGCCCGCGGGCACCGACCCCAGCACCCACCCCACCACCAATGAGGTGCACGAGGGCGTGTGGGTGATCTCCGCGGCCCTTGACCCGAACGAGTTCACATTCGGCACCGACATGATGGCGTGGACGCTGGCCATGGGGCACGCCATGGTCCGCGCCGGTCTGAGCCTGCGCGACTGGACCCCCGACGTCGTCCACGCGCACGACTGGCTCGTCGCCCACCCCGCCGTCACCCTGGCCGAGTTCTTCGACGTGCCACTGGTTTCCACCATCCACGCCACCGAAGCCGGCCGGCACTCCGGCTGGCTCTCCGGCCCGGTGAGCCGCCAGGTGCACGCGCTGGAATCGTGGCTCGTACACGAGTCCGACTCGCTGATCACCTGCTCGGTGTCCATGAGCGAGGAGATCACCGAGCTGTTCGGACCCGAGCTGCCCGACGTGAGCGTGATCTGCAATGGCATCGACACGGCAGGCTGGCCATTCGCGATGCGGCGCAAGCACGACGGCCCGGCCGAGCTGCTGTTCGTCGGCCGCCTGGAGTACGAGAAGGGCGTGCACGACGTCATCGCCGCGCTGCCCCGAATCCGCCGCACCCACCCGGGCACCACGCTGACCATCGCCGGCGATGGCACCCAGTACGACTGGCTGGTCGAGGAGGCCCGCAAGGCCAAGGTCACCAAGGTGACGAATTTTGTTGGCCGCGTTGATCATTCCGAGCTGCTGGAGCTGCTGCAACGGGTCGACGCCGTCGTGCTGCCCAGCCATTACGAGCCGTTCGGCATCGTGGCACTCGAGGCCGCCGCGGCCGGTACCCCGCTGGTCACGTCCAACGTCGGCGGACTCGGCGAAGCGGTGATCAACGGCAAGACGGGCGTCTCCTGCCCACCGCGGAACGTCGGCGCACTGGCGTCCGCGGTCCGCAAGGTGCTCGACGACCCCGCGGGTGCACAGCAGCGGGCCCTGGCCGCCCGGGACCGGTTGAACCATGACTTCTCGTGGCAGACCGTCGCCGCCGAGACCTCGGACGTCTACCTGGCTGCCAAACGTGGCGAGCGCCTGCCCCATGCGCGCCGTGCCATCGTCGAACGGCCGCTGCCCGACCGCGGCTGA
- a CDS encoding class I SAM-dependent methyltransferase, whose product MSTFSETQPIEPSAEPLVPVMPLTGERTVPDLAEENYWFRRHEVVYRRLVERCRDRDVLEAGAGEGYGADLIADVARRVIGLDYDESAVAHIRARYPRVEMHHGNLAALPLPDASVDVVVNFQVIEHLWDQGQFVAECLRVLRPGGLLLMSTPNRITFTPGSDTPLNPFHTRELNAAEMTELLTEQGFVMEAMLGVYHGATLRELDARYGGSIIQAQIDRAVADAPWPADLLADVAAVTIDDFELLDAGAAGVAIDDSLDLVAIAVRP is encoded by the coding sequence ATGAGCACTTTTTCCGAAACCCAGCCGATCGAACCGTCGGCTGAACCGCTCGTGCCGGTCATGCCACTGACCGGTGAGCGCACGGTCCCGGACCTGGCGGAGGAGAACTACTGGTTCCGCCGCCACGAGGTGGTCTACCGGCGCCTGGTCGAGCGTTGCCGCGACCGCGACGTGCTGGAGGCCGGCGCCGGCGAGGGCTACGGCGCGGACCTCATCGCCGACGTCGCGCGCCGAGTGATCGGGCTGGACTACGACGAGTCCGCGGTGGCGCACATCCGCGCCCGTTACCCGCGGGTCGAGATGCATCACGGCAACCTCGCCGCACTGCCGCTCCCCGATGCCTCGGTCGACGTGGTGGTCAACTTTCAGGTCATCGAACATCTCTGGGACCAGGGGCAGTTTGTCGCCGAGTGCCTGCGGGTGCTGCGTCCGGGCGGCCTCCTGCTGATGTCGACGCCCAACCGCATCACCTTCACCCCTGGCAGCGACACCCCGCTGAATCCGTTCCACACCCGGGAACTCAACGCGGCCGAGATGACCGAACTGCTCACCGAACAGGGCTTCGTCATGGAGGCCATGCTGGGCGTGTATCACGGCGCCACGCTGCGCGAGCTCGACGCCCGCTACGGCGGCTCGATCATCCAGGCACAGATCGACCGCGCCGTGGCCGATGCACCGTGGCCCGCGGACCTGCTGGCCGACGTGGCCGCGGTGACCATCGACGATTTCGAACTGCTGGACGCCGGTGCCGCCGGCGTCGCTATCGACGACAGCCTCGACCTGGTGGCAATCGCGGTGCGGCCGTGA